From one Candidatus Bathyarchaeota archaeon genomic stretch:
- a CDS encoding DUF2110 family protein: MKSFRFALSEEGVFLREVVLLQKVYGAVSLERIEKILRESCKGLRVELTCLSGVENEWINVKVFGEDEEVAVRFLGKNVGLAPISIENIKRLSVLCGRVIFSGRSKIGIFVDVGVFSPEPVYAT; encoded by the coding sequence ATGAAGAGCTTTCGTTTTGCCTTGAGTGAAGAGGGTGTCTTTTTGCGTGAAGTTGTGCTACTTCAGAAAGTTTACGGCGCAGTTTCTCTAGAAAGAATTGAAAAAATTCTGAGAGAATCATGTAAAGGGTTAAGAGTTGAGTTGACTTGTTTGAGTGGAGTGGAAAATGAGTGGATCAACGTCAAGGTTTTTGGTGAGGATGAAGAAGTTGCAGTGCGTTTTCTGGGAAAGAATGTAGGTTTGGCCCCTATCTCTATTGAGAATATTAAACGTCTTTCTGTTCTGTGTGGAAGGGTAATTTTTTCTGGGCGAAGCAAAATAGGGATTTTTGTAGATGTTGGCGTTTTTTCGCCAGAACCAGTTTATGCAACAAT
- a CDS encoding HDIG domain-containing protein — protein MSRGLPSEETALKLLMHAGCSKKVVKHCRAAADLSVEIAEACKKKGLVVNVELVRIGALLHDIGRAKTHSVDHGIVGAYIARELGLPDALVSIIERHVGSGITESEAEKLRWPVKSYVPESIEERIVAYADKLIEGSMRMPIEVVFERFSRDKHIPEASLERLKQWHEELSFCLE, from the coding sequence GTGAGCAGAGGGTTACCGTCTGAGGAGACGGCGCTGAAACTCCTAATGCATGCGGGTTGTTCAAAGAAAGTCGTGAAACACTGTAGGGCAGCAGCAGATCTCTCGGTGGAAATAGCTGAAGCTTGCAAGAAGAAGGGATTGGTAGTTAATGTTGAACTTGTGCGAATTGGCGCGCTTTTACATGATATTGGACGGGCGAAGACCCATAGCGTAGATCATGGGATTGTAGGAGCATATATTGCGAGGGAGTTAGGATTGCCAGATGCTCTAGTTTCTATCATCGAGCGGCATGTTGGTAGTGGAATTACAGAAAGTGAAGCTGAGAAGTTAAGGTGGCCTGTGAAGAGTTATGTTCCAGAGTCTATTGAGGAGCGGATTGTAGCTTATGCTGATAAGTTGATTGAAGGTTCAATGCGGATGCCCATTGAAGTGGTTTTTGAGCGGTTTAGTCGAGACAAGCACATCCCTGAGGCCTCTCTTGAGCGTTTGAAGCAGTGGCATGAAGAGCTTTCGTTTTGCCTTGAGTGA
- a CDS encoding transcription factor, which produces MLTFIDDETLVKVAEVLGQEEAIQIIYILKDADETTDDQIANKTGIRLNSVRKILYRLYDHSLVSLRRSRDPHTGWFIFHWKLQPDQLEGFIMNQKRHVLQKLDARLSYEKNHDFYYCGTQGCKRVPFEEAMELIFRCSTCNEPMMHFDNGKVVEVLSRKVDQLRKELGEQRVTV; this is translated from the coding sequence ATGTTGACTTTCATAGACGATGAAACATTGGTCAAAGTTGCAGAAGTGTTGGGACAAGAAGAAGCCATTCAAATCATCTACATTTTAAAGGATGCAGATGAAACTACAGATGATCAGATAGCAAACAAAACTGGAATACGGCTGAATTCTGTTCGCAAGATACTTTACAGACTATATGACCATTCCCTCGTATCGTTGAGAAGATCAAGAGACCCACACACGGGTTGGTTCATATTTCATTGGAAGCTTCAACCAGATCAGCTTGAGGGTTTCATTATGAACCAAAAAAGACATGTTTTGCAGAAGCTAGATGCACGGCTTAGCTATGAGAAAAATCATGATTTCTACTATTGTGGCACACAAGGATGTAAACGGGTTCCCTTTGAGGAAGCAATGGAGCTAATTTTTCGGTGCTCGACCTGCAATGAGCCAATGATGCATTTTGATAATGGTAAAGTAGTTGAGGTCTTGTCTCGAAAGGTTGATCAATTAAGGAAGGAGTTAGGTGAGCAGAGGGTTACCGTCTGA
- a CDS encoding tRNA (cytidine(56)-2'-O)-methyltransferase gives MPKVVVLRWGHRFRDERLTTHVALTARAFGSSGIILTDVGDMKIKKTIDEVVENWGGPFFFQVGTPWKMVLKDWKAEGGVVVHLTAYGENIQTSNVIQRIQATRKNVLVIVGSRKVPSKFFSREISDFNVAVGNQPHSECSGLAVFLDRFFEGKELAKKFKTAKLQIIPRKHGKKVVLKRKV, from the coding sequence CTGCCTAAAGTCGTAGTTTTGAGGTGGGGACATCGATTCAGAGACGAGAGATTGACAACTCATGTTGCTCTTACTGCAAGAGCGTTTGGTTCGTCAGGCATAATACTTACCGATGTTGGAGATATGAAAATCAAGAAAACCATAGATGAAGTTGTCGAGAACTGGGGCGGCCCTTTCTTCTTTCAAGTGGGTACTCCGTGGAAAATGGTTTTAAAAGACTGGAAGGCTGAAGGTGGCGTAGTTGTTCACTTAACTGCTTATGGGGAAAACATTCAAACAAGTAACGTAATCCAACGAATTCAAGCAACTAGAAAAAATGTGCTAGTTATTGTGGGAAGCAGGAAAGTTCCAAGTAAGTTTTTTTCTCGTGAAATTTCGGATTTCAATGTTGCTGTTGGAAATCAGCCTCATTCTGAATGTTCTGGCCTTGCAGTCTTTCTCGACAGATTTTTTGAGGGAAAGGAATTAGCGAAGAAGTTTAAAACTGCGAAACTACAGATCATTCCGCGAAAGCATGGGAAGAAGGTTGTTTTGAAAAGAAAAGTTTAA
- the hflX gene encoding GTPase HflX has translation MTKAIIVQRRLRNEPSSLKELENLTESAGYTVVATIEQIRKAYPRFQIGRGKVKELARLVKEHNARKIIFDNRLKSVQAYNLAKETGVEAIDRFQLILEIFTQRASTTEAKLQIQLAKLRYESAHAKEKVRLARMEEQPGFMGLGAYEVDVYHEAVQRQVHTIQKKLKQFKRKRDLHRKRRLDLGFSAVSLGGYTYAGKSTLFNALVHEAVPTGEGLFTTLSTTTRLVNLLGKRVLLTDTVGFIDRLPLTLIEAFRSTLEETIFSDLILLIVDASEPLKEIKRKHSISLDTMQKIGVHGIPVVTALNKIDLLSEYEIQQRTDALKDLASNIVPISALHDINISLLEQELVKHLTNYIHATFSIPLSDETLSFLSWIFNYTDVKNVKYENDYANVSFEAVADFADKVLGRVKQLGGTVKEFVELK, from the coding sequence ATAACAAAAGCAATCATCGTACAACGACGCTTAAGGAACGAACCAAGCAGCTTGAAAGAACTCGAAAACCTAACAGAATCCGCTGGATACACCGTTGTTGCAACTATCGAACAAATACGAAAGGCCTATCCACGCTTTCAAATAGGAAGAGGCAAGGTAAAAGAACTTGCACGATTAGTCAAAGAGCACAATGCTAGGAAAATAATTTTTGACAATCGCCTCAAATCAGTTCAAGCTTACAACCTTGCTAAAGAAACGGGCGTAGAAGCAATAGACCGATTTCAATTAATTCTTGAAATATTCACTCAGAGAGCTTCAACAACCGAGGCTAAGCTCCAAATCCAACTTGCTAAACTCCGCTACGAATCAGCACATGCAAAAGAAAAAGTGCGACTTGCAAGAATGGAAGAGCAACCAGGCTTCATGGGGCTAGGTGCATACGAAGTAGACGTCTATCACGAAGCAGTGCAAAGGCAAGTTCATACAATACAAAAAAAGTTAAAACAATTCAAAAGAAAGAGAGACTTACACAGAAAACGAAGGCTAGACCTTGGTTTCTCAGCTGTTTCGTTGGGAGGGTATACTTATGCTGGAAAAAGCACTCTTTTCAACGCACTGGTTCATGAAGCTGTTCCAACAGGTGAGGGGCTGTTCACGACACTCTCCACTACCACGCGACTCGTGAATCTGCTCGGGAAACGAGTCCTTTTAACCGATACTGTTGGGTTTATTGACAGACTTCCACTCACGCTAATAGAGGCCTTCCGCTCAACTCTTGAAGAAACGATTTTTTCAGATTTAATACTCCTAATTGTGGATGCAAGTGAGCCGTTGAAAGAAATTAAGAGAAAACATTCAATAAGTCTTGACACAATGCAAAAAATTGGAGTACATGGAATCCCTGTAGTGACCGCACTTAACAAAATTGACTTACTCTCAGAGTATGAAATTCAACAACGAACAGATGCATTGAAAGACTTGGCTTCAAACATTGTTCCTATTTCTGCTTTACATGACATAAACATTAGCCTTCTTGAACAAGAACTGGTCAAACACCTCACAAATTATATCCACGCAACTTTTTCCATCCCTCTTTCAGATGAAACTCTCTCCTTCCTTTCATGGATCTTCAACTACACTGATGTCAAAAACGTGAAATACGAGAACGATTACGCTAATGTTAGCTTTGAAGCAGTGGCAGATTTCGCTGACAAGGTTCTTGGGCGCGTAAAGCAGCTTGGTGGAACTGTTAAAGAGTTTGTTGAGTTGAAATAG